One window of the Trifolium pratense cultivar HEN17-A07 linkage group LG2, ARS_RC_1.1, whole genome shotgun sequence genome contains the following:
- the LOC123907209 gene encoding pentatricopeptide repeat-containing protein At3g06430, chloroplastic, whose translation MDMASVSLTFSSSIVPSPIPQHKCNKTHHKFPIFRVIRCAVSPPPSKAASNSSSVVKKKHWKQGEFPGFSETPGTRRKPIKNIKKKLDRKNDAKAWVSTVTEALSERIDKKQWLQALEVFDMLREQSFYQPKEGTYMKLIVLLGKSGQPHRARQLFTTMIEEGCDPTPELYTALLGAYCRSNMIDEALSILNKMKNHPLCQPDVFTYSTLIKVCVDACKFELVDLLYEEMAQRAIMPNTVTQNIVLNGYGKAGMFDEMEKVLSSMLQSTDCRPDVWTMNTIISVFGNMGQIDMMEKWYEKFRNFGIEPETRTFNILIGSYGMKRMYDKMSSVMEYMRKLQFPWTTSTYNNVIEAFAYAGDAKNMEYTFNQMRSEGMRADTKTFCCLINGFANAGLFHKVISSVTLAAKLEIPENTAFYNSVLSACAKAEDLMEMERVFKRMKDSQAQPDDTTYSIMVEAYRKEGMNDKIYYLEQEKQTMITDDKIVSQPENAIVS comes from the exons ATGGATATGGCTTCCGTCTCCCTCACCTTCTCTTCCTCCATCGTCCCCTCACCAATTCCACAACACAAATGCAACAAAACCCACCACAAATTTCCAATTTTTCGTGTTATCCGCTGCGCAGTTTCACCTCCACCCTCAAAAGCCGCTTCTAATTCTTCTTCAGTTGTCAAAAAGAAACACTGGAAACAAGGTGAGTTTCCTGGTTTTTCTGAAACACCAGGTACGAGGAGGAAACCCATtaaaaatatcaagaaaaagTTGGACAGAAAGAATGATGCTAAGGCTTGGGTTAGCACTGTTACCGAAGCTTTATCTGAACGCATTGATAAGAAGCAGTGGCTTCAAGCTCTTGAG GTATTTGACATGCTCAGAGAACAATCCTTTTACCAACCCAAAGAAGGGACTTACATGAAACTCATTGTGCTACTAGGAAAATCTGGTCAACCCCACCGTGCCCGTCAGCTTTTTACCACAATGATTGAAGAGGGTTGTGACCCTACTCCTGAATTATACACGGCTTTGCTCGGTGCATATTGCAGGAGCAACATGATTGATGAGGCGCTATCTATTCTTAACAAGATGAAGAACCATCCTCTTTGTCAGCCTGATGTTTTCACTTACAGTACATTGATAAAAGTCTGCGTAGATGCTTGCAAATTTGAATTGGTTGACTTGCTGTATGAGGAAATGGCTCAAAGAGCCATCATGCCTAACACTGTCACACAGAACATTGTTTTGAATGGTTATGGCAAGGCTGGGATGTTTGATGAGATGGAGAAAGTTCTGTCAAGTATGCTGCAGAGCACTGATTGCAGGCCTGATGTTTGGACAATGAACACAATCATTAGTGTCTTTGGTAATATGGGTCAGATTGATATGATGGAGAAGTGGTATGAAAAGTTCCGTAATTTTGGGATAGAACCAGAAACACGCACTTTTAATATCTTGATTGGTTCCTATGGAATGAAAAGAATGTATGACAAAATGTCATCTGTTATGGAGTATATGCGGAAGTTGCAATTTCCATGGACCACCTCTACTTATAACAATGTGATCGAAGCATTTGCATATGCAGGTGATGCTAAAAACATGGAGTATACATTTAATCAGATGCGTTCCGAGGGTATGCGAGCAGATACCAAGACATTCTGCTGCCTTATCAACGGTTTTGCAAATGCAGGCCTCTTCCATAAAGTGATTAGCAGTGTTACCTTGGCTGCGAAGCTCGAGATACCCGAGAACACTGCCTTTTATAATTCAGTTTTATCTGCATGTGCAAAAGCAGAAGATTTGATGGAAATGGAGAGAGTTTTCAAGCGTATGAAAGATAGCCAAGCTCAACCAGATGATACAACATACTCAATCATGGTTGAGGCATATAGAAAGGAGGGTATGAATGACAAGATATATTATTTGGAGCAGGAGAAGCAGACGATGATAACTGATGATAAGATAGTGAGCCAGCCTGAGAATGCAATCGTTAGCTGA